One genomic window of Mercenaria mercenaria strain notata chromosome 2, MADL_Memer_1, whole genome shotgun sequence includes the following:
- the LOC123563969 gene encoding protein NYNRIN-like — MERCALDIQGPYPTSNKGMKYILVVGDYFTKFLQAIPLKCLETKYVATKLVNKFISLLGTPLELFSDRGSNFESTIFKEMCELLGIHKTRTTVGRPSSDGMIERANRVIQNMMTAFVDRNQRNWCEKLPLLVLAYNSSVHTSTGFSPSMMMFGREMNLPIDLAIGKPVDEKNKVHNKLCNRPRRDTDRYT; from the coding sequence ATGGAACGTTGTGCCCTAGATATCCAAGGTCCCTATCCTACATCTAACAAAGGAATGAAATACATATTAGTGGTTGGTGACTATTTCACAAAATTTTTACAGGCCATACCCTTAAAATGTCTAGAAACGAAGTATGTAGCCACTAAGTTAGTGAACAAATTTATTTCCTTGTTAGGAACACCATTAGAACTTTTCTCCGACAGAGGCTCAAACTTTGAAtccaccattttcaaagaaatgtgtgAACTTCTAGGTATCCACAAAACCAGAACTACAGTAGGACGACCTAGCTCGGACGGAATGATAGAAAGAGCAAACAGAGTTATACAGAACATGATGACGGCTTTTGTTGACAGAAATCAACGTAACTGGTGCGAGAAATTACCTTTACTTGTTCTTGCCTACAACAGCAGTGTACACACTTCAACTGGTTTTAGTCCATCTATGATGATGTTTGGCAGGGAAATGAATCTTCCCATTGACCTGGCTATTGGGAAACCTGTAGATGAAAAAAACAAAGTTCACAACAAACTATGTAATAGACCTAGAAGAGACACTGACAGATATACATGA